TTCTCCTCACTATTAAAAATTTTACAAAATATTTTTTTCTTGTCAAGATTACCCATTGCTAAAAATTTATTAATAAGTAGACCACCCATATTTCTATTAGAATTTTTAGAGGTTGAGCATTTCCCTCTCTTCATCTAAAGTTATTTCAATTTCGCCATAACCTCGGATTACGTGGCTGGCTTTAGGATTATCCTGATGGGAATAAGCCCAGATAATCTTATTTTTACCCGATTTCAACTCATGATCATATTTATCTTCAGTTTTTAATAAACGCACAAATTCTATGATAGTATAATCATTTGATTCTTCCCCTCCATACGATATAATATCATTACTTCCACCCAATTCCTCATCAGCAGGGTGTGGTCCGAAATTACCGGTACTATACTGATCAAATACCTCTACCTTTTCATCCTGAACATAACCCATAATGATATCAGCATCCTTCATCATAGATCCCGGTTGGAATCCAATAGAGATGTATCCCTTTGTTTTTCCTCTTAAAGCCATGTAAAGATATTTGTTATCATTGCTCCAGTAAATCTCTAGATCTCTATAAACTGACCTGTTTTCATACTCACCATCGGAAATTATTCCATCAGCCTTATAATTGTCTATTTTATAC
This region of Atribacterota bacterium genomic DNA includes:
- a CDS encoding DOMON domain-containing protein; protein product: MKKLFWWLTIIFLFLSYTGELTAELRQDKKQVEEDFGYKIDNYKADGIISDGEYENRSVYRDLEIYWSNDNKYLYMALRGKTKGYISIGFQPGSMMKDADIIMGYVQDEKVEVFDQYSTGNFGPHPADEELGGSNDIISYGGEESNDYTIIEFVRLLKTEDKYDHELKSGKNKIIWAYSHQDNPKASHVIRGYGEIEITLDEEREMLNL